The window CGACACTGCTTCGGCAACGGTCACCAACGATGACTCGGCTTCGATCGCAATCAGCAACCCCATCGAAGACGAAGAAAATGGCACGATCACCTTCGACGTCAGTCTGGTGGGCTCGATCGCGGGTGATGTGACGGTCGATTTGTCGACTGCTGACGGGACCGCAATCACTTCGGGACTCTCGGTCAACGGGGAACTCGATTACACGCCTGTCTCCGGTGCTCAAGTGACGCTGAACAACACCTCCGGCCCGCAAACCGTCACCGTCAACATTGACAATGACAGCGTGGTGGAAGGCGATGAGACGTTCACCTTGGGGATTGACAGCATCAGCACGACGATCGCGCCGATGGCGTCGATCGGCTCGGCGGCAACGGGAACCGGAACGATCACCAACACGGACACAACCGTGCTGTCGGTGACGGCACCGGCGGCATCTTCGACTCCAAGTGAGACGGGGACGACTGGGTTCGGCGAAACGGGTGTCTTCCGGTTCGAGTTGACCAACAAGTCGTCCGAGGACACCACGTTCACGTACTTGATCGATAGCGGCAGCACTGCCACATCGGGCAGCGATTACACCGCCTTGTCGGGAACGGCAACGATTGACGCGGGTGACACGTTCGTTGAAGTGACCGTCGATGTGCTGAATGATGCGGTCATCGAACCAAACGAAACGGTGACGGTGGACCTCACCGGAAGCACGGTGACGGTCAACCCGAACTCGTCGAACGTGACGGTGACCCCTCAGACCGCGACAGTCACGATTCAAAGTGACGACTTCGGTTACATCGTGGTTCGCCAAGCCGACGTGACGAACGGTTCAGAAGATGGGCCGACACCTGGTCAGTTTGTCATCTCGCTCAACTCGTTGCCGGATGGCACGGGTGTCCCACTGACAAGTACCACAGCGATCACGGTCCAGATTCAGACCGGTGGAACAGCGACGGTCGCCAACGGCGATCGCGGCACGATCGCTGGAACGGCCACCATCGCAATTGGTTCGCCCACCGAAGACGTCTCGTTCACGGTGATCGATGACGCCCTCGCGGAAGGGACCGAGACCGTGACGTTGACCGCGACCGGATTGGTCGTGACACCGCCAGGATTCGCACTGGGCACCGCCCTCTCGGCGACTTCCAACGTGTTCGACAACGATTCGGCACCAACGATTGCCGCTCAAGCGTTCACGATTCCTGAGAACAGCCCTGCGGGTGCGGTGCCGGGTCTGGGACCCGTGGTTGCAGCGGACGCTGACTTGCCAGGCGACACGTTGACGTTCAGTGTCACGGGTGGCACGGGGGCTTCGGTCTTCGCGGTCGATCCAGCCACGGGAGCGGTGACAGTCACCAACCCCGCTGCCTTGGACTTCGAAACGACCACCAGCTTCACGTTGGACATCACGGTCACCGACAGCGGTGGAAACACCGGCACCGGCACCGTCACGATCAACCTGACAGATGTGGTCGAAGGCGCGATCACGGTCGGTGGCTTGATAGTGAACTCGGTCGCTGATGCGGGTGCTAGTATCACTGGTTGGACGCCGATCTTCCGCGACTTTGTCGACGGTGGTTTCAACGATGGGCCATCAATGGGTGTGTCCGCCGATGGGATTGCCGAGGGCTATCGAATCACCGGTGGTGAATCACTGCCTTGGGTGAACTTGAATCAAATCAAGGTTCAGTTCAGTGCGAATGTCGGTGCGTCGCTTGATGCCAATGACTTCGTGTTGAGCGGCATGAATGGTTTCGATTCGAATTTCGCAGCGGGCGTCGTTCCAATGATCGTCGGACCGGTTGCTTTCGATACGAGTACCAACATTGCGACCCTGCAACTCGACCAGGGAATGGGACCCAACCAGTTCACGCTGACCGTACTGGCAGCTGACATCGACGATGGCTCCGGCGGCTCGCTTGCTGGTGGCGATCAGTCATTCCAGTTCCTTGTGTTGCCAGGTGACTCAGTCGATGTTCGTGCTACCAATCCAGGCGGAAACGTCTTGATCGTCAACAACAACGACGCTGGCTTTGTGGTCTCCAAACAAAGCGGGTTCCTGTTTGATGGGCCGGGCAATAACGCCACGGATACAGGGTATTTCGATTACGATATTCGGGCTGACTTGGACGGCAATGGTCAGGTTCAAGGCCCCGACGGCACGATTGTGCGGAACCGACAGGCCTCATTCGTCTTTTTGCCGGCACCTTCACCCGCGATGTCAGCTGTCCTTGCGGATGATTCATCGACCAGCAGTGAGACAGCTGCTGACGAGGTTTTCTCGCCAATGGGCACCGTTGAGTCCAAGATTTCCAGCTTTGGCACATCGGATTCTGTCTCCGAAACAGCCGATGAAATTATGGAGCTATTGGTTGATGAAGAGGGTGGCAGTGACTACTCTACCGGGGTAGATGCGGTGTTTGAAGAACTTGCACTCGAGCTGACTGAATAAGCAGATTGAGCTGACCTTACCGTCCCAGGCTGGGTGTTCTGGCCTGGGCATCTTTCCATTCGATTGAAACCTCTTTCTTTACTTTGCGGGATATTTGAGATGCGAGTTTTTTGGGTTGGACTATTGGCGGTTTGCCTGATGCCGTGTTCTACGCAGGCAGCTATCGTCTTCGACATTGTTGATGATGACATCACACCGGGCGAAACGGCGGTTTTGGCAGTGACGGTGACGTTGACCGATGGAGACACGCTAGATTCATACAATTTGCCATTGGACATTGGCAATGATGGCTATAACCTTCCAACGGGAGTGACTGGCTTTTCTTTCGTCGACGTGAATCCGATCAATACGGTCACTCTGAGTGGTACGGGACCTCTGGCTTCACCGCCGTTTACCCAGAACTACGACGGGATCGCCAATGATGTTACTGGTGGAACGATCAGTGACTCGCGAACACTTTTCAATATTCTTGTGACGACTGATGGGACATTCACGGGACCGGTTCCATTGTCGTTCACTTTCGGAAACTTTCCTGTTCAGTTCAATGTTGACTCGCCTACTGCGGGTTCCTTCACTGCACCCGGTGGAGCACTCTCCGTCACTGGTGGCCAAATAACGGTGACAGCCGTCCCGGAGCCGACTTCATTCGCGATTTGCGGTTTGGTTTGTGCTGGCGTGGCAGCACGCCGGCGTCGCAAGTCGAAGAAGAACAAGTCGCAGGCTGTTTGATCGATTTCCAGCGGTCTTGACTTGAAATTGAAACCGCGTGCAACTTTGCACGCGGTTTTTTCATGCGCGAGCAGGCAGGATCGTGTCGGTGGATTAGGCTGGGAGTGTGCCCGTATCCCTTCGTGACCTGTTTGTCGCTGGGCCGGCAACGGGTACGGACTCGTTCGCAAATAGGTCACCTCATTGCTTTGTAGCGGCAGGGCGCTAGCCCTCCGGTTTCGAAGCACCGGACGGCTTGCGCCGTTCCGCTAACGAGGCAACTTGTTTGCGGACGTGTTCCAAGGCGATTCTGAACCCTGGCGGGATCAACTACGATCTGACGAGGACATGATTCGCATGGGATTGTTCCGCGATTCCTTTCTTTTCTTCAGGTGATTCATCGACATGCGAGTCTTGTACGCGATTGCCTTGCTGCTTTGGACAACGAGCTCCGCCTCAGCGGCCCTTGTCATTGACATCGATTACACCGGCCCGGCGCAGTATCAATCTGCATTCACCAATGCTGCGAACACTTGGGAATCCCTTCTGGTCGGATATCAGGATGGAGTCGTGCAGGCCCCTTTAGGCAGCAGCTACAGCGTGGGACAAACCGTCTCGACAGTTTTCGTGACGGCAAATCTTGCTGTGGACGATGGTGTTGGCGGAACCCTCGGGTCGGCGGGGCCGACCGCATTCGCACTCGATGAATCGGGCTTCTGGTTGGCGACCGACAGTGACATGACGTTTGATTCCGATGACATTGACGTTCTCTTCAACAATGGTTCATTGGATTCCCTGATTCTACATGAGTTGGGTCATTCTCTCGGCTTTGGCACGTTGTGGGGGTTCAATGGAGTCACCAATCTCACCGGTGACGAATTCATTGGGGCGGAGGCCACTGCGATTTGGCAGTCGGAGTTTGGACAATCGGGAACTCCTGATATTGAGACCGAAGGTGGGCCTGGAACGGCAGGTGGTCACTGGAATGAGAATCTCGATGGATCAGGTTTGACCGGGATCACGGATTCACTGGGACGCGACATGCGGGATGAGCTGATGACGGGGTGGTTGAACCCGAACTCGTTCATCAGTGAATTGACTCTGGCCTCCTTCCGGGACATCGGGTTCACGACAGCGAGTGCCACCGCCGTCCCAGAACCGGGAACGGGGGGGATGCTAATCGCCGGACTTGCCGCTGGGATGGGGTGGCGGCGACGTCGGTCTCGCGCGGTGATGTGATTGGAGAGGCCTTGCTGACGCGGCGGGTTGGAAAGCGGATGTTCGGTTCGGATTCTGGCGAATCCGGCGATGGGATCGGCTTTTCCGTTGTGACGAAGAGGTTGCCCGCCCGAGACGAAAAACCGGCCGCTCGCTTGCGTTTCGGGCTCGGATGTGAGTCAGATTGGGGCGTGGCCTTGCTAACGCTGCGGGTTGTGGTTCGGGGTAAGATCCTTGCTGATGCTGCGGGTTGTGAAACGCACGGTTGGGCAGTCCTAACCCGAAACGTGAGTGAGGCTCCGTGCGGACTGGTCCTTGCTGGACGATGAGGCTGTTGTAGCTGGATTCGCCAGAATTCAGATGCGCGAGTTGGTGAGATCCGAATTCTGGCGAGTCCGGCTACGGTGGTGCGGCCTTGCCAACGCTGTGGAATTGCCCACGAAAAGTTGACAGTGGGCCGGCGCACGTCAGACTTCTCTGACAGGAGAACCGATCCATGGACAAACGTCGAACATTTAGCCGCGAATACAAGCTGGCCGCAGTCAAGAAAGTCATCGAACAAGGCTTGTCGTACACCGCTGTCGCTAAAGACTTGGGGATCGGGGACAGCTTGATTCGCAAGTGGAAGAAGTCTTTTGACGAAGACGGAACATTCCAGGCCGAAGTAGTTGGTAGCCAATCCATTGAAGCCGAGCTGAGACGACTTCGCGAAGAGAATCGTCAACTCAAGATGGAACGCGACATTTTAAAAAAAGCGACGGCATTCTTCGCCAAAGAAAGTCACTGAGGTTGAAGTTCATTGGAGAGTGCCGCGATCGCTGGCCGATCGCAGTGCTCTGCCGAACCCTCGAAGTCACTCGCGCCGCTTATTACCGATTCGCCGGTCGCGGTCCCACAGCCACCGAGATCAAGCAAACCCAAATCATTCAAGCCGTCAAGGAAATCCGACTGGAAAAACATCACGATGCGTATGGAAGCCCGCGAATGCAACGAGCAATAGTCAAACGCGGTGTGGTGTGCTGCCGAAATACCGTCGCCAAATGCATGCGTCATGCGGGAATACAAGCCAATCGCCGCACCAAATTCAGAATATCGACCACTGACTCCAATCATGATCAGCCCATCGCCTCAAATTTGCTTGGCCAAAACTTCACGACCGAGGCAATCAATCGCGTCTGGCTAACGGACATCACCTACATCCCAACCCAAGAAGGCTCCACTTACCTCTGTGCATTCGTTGACCTGCATTCCCGCAAGATTGTCAGCTGGAAAACGAGCCGGAACATGGATTCGGAATTGGTGGTCGGGGCATTCGATCAAGCACTTACTTTTCGCAAGCCAAACGCGGGCCTGATCGTTCACAGCGATCGTGGCTCCCAATTCGCGAGCGATCATTTCCGCAGACGCCTGGCAGCCAGTGGGCTAGTTCAAAGCATGAGCCGTCGCGGGAACTGCTACGACAACGCACCGATGGAATCGTTCTTCAAGAGTTACAAAACCGAGGAAGCACAGCAGATTTACGACACGCACGAACACGCCACACGCGGCGTATCTGACTACATCGAACGATTTTACAACCCTCATCGCTTGCACTCGTCGCTGGGCTACCTCAGTCCAATCGATTTCGAGCAAGCGATCAAAGAACCGTCACTCGTAAGTGAGTCCTGACTCACAGGACTCACCGTTTACCTTTCCCTTAAGACCGGTCCACTGTCAACTTTTCGTGGGCAATTCCACTGGGGTTGTGGACGGGACGACTCGCTTCTTGTGAAGCATCGATTGGGGTGCCACGTGGAAGGTGGCCTACACGCGGTGCGCGCGGCGGGTGATGACTCTCGCTTGTTGGGCAAGCAGCGTTCGGGCGTGTGCAAGTCATCTGTCATCACCCGAAACGTCAGTGAGGCTACGTGCGGAGTGTTCTTTGCTGATTCGGCAAATCGGGGATGAATAGGGCTGAAGTCCGAATTCAGATGAGTCCGGCTGCGTCGTGAGTTGGAGTGGCCTTGCTCACGCTGCGGATTGGGACGTCTGCTTGCTGCGCAAGCGGAGGTCGGGAGTGGGTGAACGCAGCTGTCATCACGCAAGACGTGAGTGAGGCGAACGGAGTTGATTCCGATGACGGTGGATGGAGTGAGTGACGGCCTGGTAGGATTGTTGCTTGGTTCGATCTTGTTTAGGGGTTTTACAGGGATGGTGGAATGAATCGTTGGTCAATGCTGTTGATTGGTTGGTTGGCGGTTTGTTTCGGCGCGAGCCAAGCATTCTGGACTGCGACGGAAGCATCCGCCGCGGTGGTGACGACTCAGGAGGCTGGGGTGGATTTGATCTTCCGCCAAGAGTCTTTCGGGAGCAGCCCGATCGACATTCGGTTTGGCGAGATCGTGACGATCGCGGATTCGGGGTTGCTGAACTTTGATTCGGAAGCGGATTACTTTTCGCTGTTCGATTACGCTCGCGATACCGTGGGCGATCTCAATTCGCATTTGAATGTTTTCTACACCGACCAAATCTCTTGGTGTGGCGGTGATATCCCAGCGGCGGTGGGTTGTGGGGCGGTCAATGGTCCGGTCTTGATTGTCGAATCGGACTTTGCTGCGGGAGCGTTCGGAGCCGAGTTGATTGCTCATGAGATCGGCCATAACCTCAATCTGGGGCACACGGGTGGCGAGGGTTTGATGGGACCGCGGCTGAACAACGACACCACGTTGACGGCGGGCGAGGTCGAAACCATCTTTGAAAGTCGGTTTGTGCAAGCGGATCTGGATGGCTCAAGATTCATTCAAGTGACACCGTATCTGATCCAGGCGTCCGCAGTTCCCGAGCCCGGAGCGGCTGGAATGCTGGTGGCAGGGCTGGCCGCTGGCATGGGGTGGCGGCGACGTGGATCTCGCGCGGTGAAGTGATTGGAGAGGCCTTGCTGACGCGGCGGGTTGGAAAGCCTGCTTGCGATGGCTGCAGAGATCGGGCGTGGTGACGCCACCAGTCATAACCCGACACGTGAGTGAGGCTGGGAAATTCGTCGCCAGATCTCCAAGAATTCGGTGCAGTCTGGAATCGAGCTGCCGAGAGCACGGAGATGTTCTTGGTTGATGGTGAATTTCTGATTGAGTTCGGTTGGTTCTCTGTGAACTCGGTGCTCTCTGTGGCTAAAACGGATGCGGGGTGGCCTTGCTGACGCGGCGGGGTATGACGCTCGCTTGCTGTGCAAGCTTGAGGGCGTGGCCAACAGCAAGCCGCGTTCGCGGCTTCGTTGAGCTAGAATGCGGGGGATTCTTGCCTCTTGATGGGATTGTCTTGTGATGCGTTTTGGCGGTTGGGTTTGGTTTGGCTTGGTGGGTTTGTTGTGCGTGGTCGGTGCTGGAAATGCATGGGAAGCTTCTGCGCAAGATGCAACTGCGCCGGTGAAGGTGACTCCGGAGGTTTCATTGGATGATGCGGCTTTGCTGAAGCGGATTCGTGAAGGGATTCTTGCGAAGGAGACATCGGCGGAAGATGGGATCGCCGCGGGGACGACGCAGAACTATAAGGAGACAATTCCGAAGTCGGGGGTGGAGTTTGATTTGATCGCGATCCCGGGTGGTGAGTTTTTGATGGGCAGCCCGGAGGATGAAGCCGATCGGTTGGAGGATGAAGGGCCGCGGAGGAAGGTGAAGGTCTCGCCGTTTTGGATGGGCAAACACGAGGTGACTTGGGATGAGTACGAGCCGTTCATGATGACCGAGGTCCGCCGCGAAAAGCATGGTGGATGGACGG of the Rhodopirellula baltica SH 1 genome contains:
- a CDS encoding PEP-CTERM sorting domain-containing protein (PEP-CTERM proteins occur, often in large numbers, in the proteomes of bacteria that also encode an exosortase, a predicted intramembrane cysteine proteinase. The presence of a PEP-CTERM domain at a protein's C-terminus predicts cleavage within the sorting domain, followed by covalent anchoring to some some component of the (usually Gram-negative) cell surface. Many PEP-CTERM proteins exhibit an unusual sequence composition that includes large numbers of potential glycosylation sites. Expression of one such protein has been shown restore the ability of a bacterium to form floc, a type of biofilm.); translated protein: MPCSTQAAIVFDIVDDDITPGETAVLAVTVTLTDGDTLDSYNLPLDIGNDGYNLPTGVTGFSFVDVNPINTVTLSGTGPLASPPFTQNYDGIANDVTGGTISDSRTLFNILVTTDGTFTGPVPLSFTFGNFPVQFNVDSPTAGSFTAPGGALSVTGGQITVTAVPEPTSFAICGLVCAGVAARRRRKSKKNKSQAV
- a CDS encoding PEP-CTERM sorting domain-containing protein gives rise to the protein MRVLYAIALLLWTTSSASAALVIDIDYTGPAQYQSAFTNAANTWESLLVGYQDGVVQAPLGSSYSVGQTVSTVFVTANLAVDDGVGGTLGSAGPTAFALDESGFWLATDSDMTFDSDDIDVLFNNGSLDSLILHELGHSLGFGTLWGFNGVTNLTGDEFIGAEATAIWQSEFGQSGTPDIETEGGPGTAGGHWNENLDGSGLTGITDSLGRDMRDELMTGWLNPNSFISELTLASFRDIGFTTASATAVPEPGTGGMLIAGLAAGMGWRRRRSRAVM
- a CDS encoding IS3-like element ISRba6 family transposase (programmed frameshift) — translated: MDKRRTFSREYKLAAVKKVIEQGLSYTAVAKDLGIGDSLIRKWKKSFDEDGTFQAEVVGSQSIEAELRRLREENRQLKMERDIFKKSDGILRQRKSLRLKFIGECRDRWPIAVLCRTLEVTRAAYYRFAGRGPTATEIKQTQIIQAVKEIRLEKHHDAYGSPRMQRAIVKRGVVCCRNTVAKCMRHAGIQANRRTKFRISTTDSNHDQPIASNLLGQNFTTEAINRVWLTDITYIPTQEGSTYLCAFVDLHSRKIVSWKTSRNMDSELVVGAFDQALTFRKPNAGLIVHSDRGSQFASDHFRRRLAASGLVQSMSRRGNCYDNAPMESFFKSYKTEEAQQIYDTHEHATRGVSDYIERFYNPHRLHSSLGYLSPIDFEQAIKEPSLVSES
- a CDS encoding PEP-CTERM sorting domain-containing protein translates to MNRWSMLLIGWLAVCFGASQAFWTATEASAAVVTTQEAGVDLIFRQESFGSSPIDIRFGEIVTIADSGLLNFDSEADYFSLFDYARDTVGDLNSHLNVFYTDQISWCGGDIPAAVGCGAVNGPVLIVESDFAAGAFGAELIAHEIGHNLNLGHTGGEGLMGPRLNNDTTLTAGEVETIFESRFVQADLDGSRFIQVTPYLIQASAVPEPGAAGMLVAGLAAGMGWRRRGSRAVK